The region TAATTTTAAGAAATTTTTTGTGTTTGTCTATACCTTTGTGATATCGAGTTAAGAAATCTTCCCTAAAAGATCTCTTATAGCTCTCTAAATCAAGACCTTTAGTCATCCTTAAACCCTGGATAACAAAGTCTTTCTTCTTAATTGCTTCGTCCTGCTTCTCTTTATTAGGAAAAATTGTTTTAGATAGCACTTCTGAATAATAAGATTTTAGATCAGATGAATTGTGATAACGGTAATTATCTACGTAACTATGGGCACTACACCCAAAGCCGATGTATTCTCCATTCTTCCAGTAATTTAGATTATGCTGTGACATAAAATCCTGCTTCGAAAAATTGGATATCTCATAATGCTTATAACCTGCTTTTACCAATGTTTCTACTATACAACGATAGAACTTTGCTGTAATTTCATCGTTGGGCAATTTAGTCCCATTTCTGGCTAATGGTGCATCATCTTCGAGACTTAGACAATACATTGAGACATGTTCGGGTTTCAGTTCTATAACCTTAACCAGATTAAATCGAAGGTCTTTATATTCTTGATTGGGTAAACCATATATTAGATCACAAGATATATTATTAAAACCACTGTCCCGGGCTAACGAGAATGATTGATAATTATCTTGTCTGTTATGCAACCTGCCTAATAATTTTAACTCTTTATCGATAAAAGACTGCATCCCAAAACTTATTCTGTTAATACCACATTTTCTATATGCTGTTAACTTTGCGAAATTTACTGTTGCAGGATTGACTTCTATAGTAAACTCATGCAAACAAGATAAATCAAACAACTCAATAACATTCTGAATATCTTCTATATCCATTAAGCTCGGAGTTCCACCCCCTAAGTATATTGTCCGGGGTTTGATCTTAACTATTTGATGATATTTTTTGATTTCTTGTTTTATAAATTTGAGATACTCTTTGCTTATTTCTCTATTATACTCTACCGAATAGAAGCTGCAGTATCCACATTTACGAAGACAAAAGGGGTAATGCAGATATACTGAATTAATCATCTAATACTGGTAAAGATTCTCTCCCAACGGATACCATCTCTGCCTACGGACCAAAAGATGAATAACGGAGTTCCTGTGATATCCTTTCGGTCTAAATAACCCCAATGACGACTATCGGCACTATAATCTCGATTATCACCCAAGACAAAATACCTTCCCTCTGGGACTTCTACAGGACCATAAGTTGGCCTCAGATATGCTCTTGGAGCTGTAAATTGTTCATAACCACCATAATGAGGCTCCCCGTTAATATAGACAGTTTTATCAACAATATGAATCGTGTCTCCCGGCAAACCAATAACTCTTTTAACTACATTTTTTTTCTCATAGTAGGTAAAAAATGTTTTATCTTTACTCCAATATATTGGTGGAATCAGACGAACATATCTATCTCGTGGTTCAGGTTCCTCGGGATCAGCTGGATAACGAAAAGTTACAATATCTTCTCTTTGTGGCTCAGTAAAATAATATTTCAATTTGTTGGCTACAAGATAATCTCCAATTAACAGCGTGGATTCCATCGATGCTGTTGGTATCTTAAAATTCTGGAAGGTGTAGTTGCGAATGATCATCGCTACAACAAAGGCAAAGAGAATAGCTTCTAACCAATCCTGAACCCAATGCTTCTTACGAACTACTTTTTTCTTTTTTTTCATAATTCTATTCCTTAATTCTGTCAACTCACTAACTATGATTCTCATGTCAAGAAAATTGAATGCTTCTCTCCTACTGACCCAGGTTTTATATCAATGGTTTATAAAACTTTCTTCGAGAACTTCAAGCAAACTATAAGGAAAAGACATTAAAGAGTTAGTCCTGTTGTTAGTAATAAATCAAGCAAACCTCACAAATTGAAACCAAACTATCAAACTTATTGAACATGATCGCTGATCAGGATTGTTGTGTCTTCATTTTCAGCACTGTAATTTGATTTTTCATTAGCTCACATTCTTCATAAAAATACTCTCAGGGAAAAATATATTGCCTGTTTTCTTAAGCTTTTTATATTTGTCATTTGCTTCACAGCTATAGCACATGTTACGAATAAACGGAGGTCAACTAAGGAATTAGTATGAGCGAAAAAAGAGCATCTAATTTAAAAAGAAGAAGAGGAACAAGTTTAAAAAAACAAAATAGCTTTATTGCTTACAAAATCGCTGTTTTTCTTTTAGTCCCTCTTTTTGTTACTTATATCATTTTTTTGAGAGCAGAGGGAAGTATTACAGTACTACCGTTCATAATCGGTTTGTCGTTCATAGCTATTATCAGTGGATTCACTTTGAAACTAATTCAAACTATAATTGAACTCAGACAAAGAGAGAAAATACTACAGGAAAAAGAAAAAGAATATTGCTCTTTGTTAGAGAATTATCCAGATATCATTATCAGATTTGATAAACATCTTCGACATACTTTTGTCAGTCCAGCTCTGTCTCGATATACTAATCTCGACCCAGCCGATCTTATAGGTAAGACAATAAAAGATATTACTTCCCAATTCCCGGGATTTGAATCAGAATTGGATAGCTGGGAAAGAGCCATAAAAGAAGTTATGGATACAGGAGAGAGTAAGGATGGAGTTTACTTCTTTAAAGGGGAAACTGGTTCGTATTATTTACAAGCTAACTTAATTAGAGAACTAGATGAAGAGGGTAGAAAATATTCTGTTTTAGCAGTAATTAGAGATGTGACAGCACAAAAAGAAATTGAAAATAAGCTTACCGAAAGTGAACATAGAGCTCGCAGTTTATTGGAGAGAATTCCTAATATTGCTATTATGGGTTGGGACAGAAATCGAAGGATCGTCTTTTGTAATGACGCATGTGAAGATATCTACGGATACAAAAAAGAAAAGATAATCAGCTCTAAAATAGATGACATACTACTATTACCCGAGCAAAGAGAGAAGTTTATCGAAGCATTTGATAGATGGCTGAAAAATGGGAAAACGATCCCTCCACAAGAAACTATTCACAAAGGTAAAAAGGATACCAGTATAAGAGTATTCTCTTATTATACTAAGATCCAGAATACTCATGACGAGTCAGAATTTTTCTCTATTGACATTGATCTGTCAAAGATTGATGAGTTTTCAGATAAGCATGGAGTTAACAACAAACTATTAATAGAGCTATCTAACAATATTGATGAGATAATCTATGTTTCAGATATCAAGTCACATCAAATTCTATTTACCAATAAGTTTACACAGCAACTTATAGCTGATAAAGCTATCAACAATAAATGTTATCAGGCATTAAGAGAAAGCAGAGATCCATTTGTTATAGATTATAGCAAAAACTTTCTTCATGACGGTACCACAAACAGATGGGAACATTATGATCCTGACTTAGATTGTTACTATTTGGTAACTGAGAAGATTATCTCTTGGCAAAATAACCAAAAAGCAAAATTCAGCATGATTTTAGATATAACCCCTTTTAAGAAGATTGAGTTGGATCAAAAATTAGAAACCGATAAACTTCAATCAATCTTTGAAGGGTTTGGAGAAGGTGTTATTGCCATGGATACGGAAGGCAAGATTACATTAATGAATAAAGCGGCTGAAGAACTTACTGGTTGGAAATCACAAGATGTACAAGGTGATCATATAGATAAGGTGATAGTCTTATTTGATGAACAGTCTAACAAGCCATCAGATAATTCTATTTTACAAGTTATTGAACCAGATAAGATAAGTGGTGTTACTGATAATCCAATTATACTAACTAAAGATGGTAGAAAGAGAAATATTTATGTAAACAGCAGCCCTATACTTAACCAAAAAGACATTATTATTGGTGATATTATTGTCTTCCATGATATCACTGCCAAAAAACGTAAAGAACAAGAGTTAATAAAATCACAAAAGTTAGAGTCACTGGGAACATTAGCAGCAGGTATTGCTTATGATTTTAATAATCTTTTGAGTACTCTTTTTGGTTATATCGAGATGGCAATGGTATTCCACAACTCTAAGGAAAAAGTTGCTCAATACCTATCTAGAGCATTAGGTATTTATGAAAGAGCTACAAGTTTAACTGATAAGTTAATAACATTCTCACGTCGTGGTGTTCCGGATAAAAAGCCTCATTATATAAAAGATATTTTGGATGAAACAGCTAAGTTCGTACTGAGTGGCTCGAAAATTCGTTATAATATAGAAATCCCTGAAGATTTATGGCTATGTGATATAGATAAAACACAAATCCAGCAAGTCTTTAATAACATATTGATCAATTCTATGCAAGCCATGCCCGATGGTGGAGTAATAAACATTAAGGGAGAGAATATTCCCGGTTCTAATGCTCCTGAATGGACTAGTAAAACAGCTAATTATGTTAAAATTACAGTAATAGATGAAGGAACCGGAATACCTGAAAGTTATTTAGATAGGATATTTGATCCCTTCTTTACAACCAAACAACAAGGTAGTGGTTTGGGTTTAGCAACTGCTTATTCAATAATCGACAAGCATCATGGTAGCATAGATGTTTCTTCGGTTCCTGGTGAAGGAACAACCGTTAATGTTTTCTTACCAGCATCTAAATCAGCAATCCACGATCTTGATTCTGAAGAAGAAGTAGCAGAGAAATATGAAAGTAAAATATTGATTATGGACGATGATCCTATAATCATTGATACTGTGAAAGATGCTCTGGAAGAATTAGGATATACTGTAGTGAATTGTGCTAACGGATCGAAAGCCCTTCTAATATTTGAAGAAGAATATCTTAAAGGTGAACCTTTTGATCTGGTTATCTTTGATCTTACTGTCCCGGGTGAATTAGGTGGTTTAGAAACATTAAAAATTTTGAGTGAAAAATATCCGGATATCGTTGCCATTGCCACAAGCGGTTATTTAGACAATCCTGTTATGGCAGACCCGCAAAAATTCGGCTTTATCAGTAAAGTTGAAAAACCTTATAATATTGAAGATTTTATTGAATCAGTTCACTCGACTCTGAAAGATAAAAAATAACTTATATGGATATCTTTGCCGGTTTGGATTTAGGAGGTTCATCTCTTAAATACGGATATGGCAATAGCGTAGATGGATTAAAAGCATCCTATCACAAAAGCCATTATAATAGAGGACGTGAAGAGTTGTATAGTCTTCTAAGTTCTGCTATTCATCATATAAAAGGGAAAATCCAAGAATCTAATTCTTTAAAGGGGATTGCTTTAGGTACTCCAGGTTTTATTGACCATTTAACAGGTGATGTCGTTGGCAATTGTCCAAACCTGAACAACTGGGTTGGAGCTAATCCAAAAACATTTCTTGAAGACAAATTTAACATACCTGTTATAGTTGAGAACGATGCCGATCTAATGGCTTTTGGAGAGTCAGATAGAGAGAACGGTACTCAATCGCTATTAGGAATAACTGTTGGAACAGGTATAGGAAGTGGCTTTGTTGTTAATCAACAAATATATCACGGAGCACATAATTCTGCTAACGAAGTAGGTCATACAATCATTGAACAAAATGGGATTCAATGTCTTTGTGGGAAAAGAGGATGTCTTGAAGCTTATGGATCAATTCCCGCTATTGAAGCGAAAGCTAAATCAATGTTTAGTAAAATACAAAGTATTGAGCTAATTCTCCAAACAAGTAAAGAGAATCGCGAGTACTCTTCATTTATAAAAAGCATATATGACAAGCTCGGTATAGCTATTGCAAATGCTGTCACTATTATAGATCCTCAGGAGATTATAATTGGTGGCGGTTTGACTGAATGTCCTAGTTTTTCTATCAGTCCGCTTAAAGAATCAATTAGGTCATTTCTTAATGAATATCAAAGAAATCGTGTAGTTATCAAAGAAGCAAAATTAAAGAATAAAGCAGGTGTTTGGGGAGGTATAGTTCTTGTCGAAGAGTTTATAAAACAATAGTTAGAGTTACTTTAATCTGTTATTATATTTTGATATATCACAAATTCTTCAATATCCTCTCCCTCATAAAAATGCACTGATACTATAGATAATCACCTAAGTTTATTTATGAATTCTATTATACTCATTATAAATCCATCTGATAATGGCAAATCAGGATCACCATAAGTACTTATGTTCTCCTGCATATTCATTGAAGATGATCTAAATACATGATTCATGTTATCGATTATCATCAAATCAGCTTTAGGGTTGCTACTTGCAAGAATTTGGGCATCTTCTACTCCTACCTGTAGATCGGTTGTTCCTTGAATTATTAAGATGGGAATATCCAATTCCGATAACTCTGAAGAAGGATTAATTTGCATCTGGGATATTAAATATGGTTGAATCTGAGGTCGAAAGACTGGATATAATTCTTTACTAACTTCAGGCACTTCTTGACCTCTACGTAATGATGAAATAATATCTTCTCCTTCTGATTTGTAGGGTTCTGGCTGTCGGGCAAATTGTTCTAATAATACATCAGCCATATCTCTACCTGCACCTGCTGCTGATATTAATCCTGAAACTTCCTCTCTTTGTGCTGCTAAAATGCTTAACAACGATCCCTCACTGTGACCAAATAAAATGATCGAAGAAAAACGCAAATCTTCTTTTAATAGTTCTAACCAATTGATAATATCCAATACATAATTATCTATTTTTAAATCAATTTCATCTATATGTGCTTCTCGGCTCTTGCCCACACCTCTTTTATCATATCTAAGAGTTGCGATCCCGGTATTTCTTAATTCCTCAGCAATCTGACGATAGAAGTAACCTTTACCGGATATGAGTGGATTGTTACCATCTCTGTCAGTCGGTCCCGAACCTGCAACAATAATGACCAAAGGAAATTCTGCTTCTCTATCTGGTATTACTAAACTACCATATAAGATTCCTTTATTGGTATCAACAGATATTTCAGTTTCTCCTTCTAATGGTCCGAATTCAATACTGGAATCTCTAATAACACTCTTCTCTCCTCTAATCAAATGGAACAGACCATTTACTCCTGCTTGAGAAAAGGTTCCGCTGATATATCCCTTCTGCATAATCCCGGAAAAAGCAGCAATTGTCCCAACATCGAGTTTAAACTCTATTTCAGGAAAGCTTATATCTAAATCATATACTTCCAAATCTTTTTGCAATTGTTGTGGTATTGACAATAAGCCAATAAATTGATCATCTTTTTCACTAATCTCTAAATGAATCTCTAATTCAGTATCCATAACTCTTATTGCACCAATCCAAAAGCCAATATACTGACTATTGCTTGAATATAGCCCAGATATTGATAACAACACTAAACAGAACAGTAAGACCAAGGTTTTAATTTTTTTCATTTTTCCCCTCCTCTCTTTTCTTTCTTTTCTTGCAAAAAAACAGTATAGGAATAGATGATCGGGTAGAATAATAGAAATCCTAAAACCCCGAAAGTATGTATCAATGATAAAGTAGATGTGAAGTGAATAAAACCGCGTATGATCATTAAAATACCCCCGATGACAAAGGCAAAACCACTGACCCGATGAGTTTTATGCCAATTCTTTTCAGATGTTAAAGTCCAAGGTGTTCTGACACCGGCAAAGAAATTTGAAGGTATCTTGGGTAAGATATTACCCAAGAATATAAACAACAAACCAATCAAGACGAAGATCACATTTTCACCCTTCAAATATTGAAAGTCAATTGCCCATAAAAGCATATACAAATGAATGATCATCAGGAAAAAACTCACAATAAATGTTAGATTGGGTAGTATAGAATCAAATCTCCCCGGATTTCTTCGATATCGTGGTGAATAAAGAGGAAACAAGACAAAAGCTAAGACCAAAAAAGCATTCAAGTTCAATAAGAACCACAATCCAAAGCCTTTTCCTGAATAGGCTATATCCCCTTTATAATCCCACTGACGCGGTATCAAAACATCAGAGCTCAATATAACATTGAAATATAAAACTATAATAAGATGAATTATTATTATCAATATAGACCACTTAAAACGTTTGATTCTCTCCATATCAATTCTCCTTTCTTTTTGAATCTTTTAAAAAAGCTAAGAAAAACTCTAATATCTCCTCAAAAACACTGGTGTTTAAGGAATACTCAACATATTGTCCCTTCTTGATTGAACAAACCAATCCAGCATTCTTCAATATCTTCAGATGTTCACTAATAGCCGGTTTAGATATAGCAAATTTATCAGCAATATCCCCCGCTGTCATCTCTTCATTTTTTCGTAGAAGCTTGATTATCTTTCTGCGATTTTCATCAGATAATGCCTTAAATACGCTATCATTATTCATATCCATCCACCATAATTATTTAACTAATTACCTAAATATTTAAGTAATCCACCATGTCAAGAAGAAATGTATTTTTGGTTTGAGGTATGAAATTCTAAAGCTATTATAGGGCTTTTCTCTTTGCCATATTACTTTTCAGCTTTACATTATTATGAAGATAGAGAAAGTAGTATGTTTCCAGATAATGTAACAGGAGGTTTCATATGATAATGGAATACTGGATAAGTCCCAAAGGGATAGTAATTGATATTGAGAAGCATCCTGTTATAACAATAGTTAGAGACCCTCTATTTTTCGGTTATACTATAGATGAAATGCAAATAATATATGCCAAGTATAGTGATACAAATGAAATGGAAGGTGAAGCAACTAAGACAATAATCTCAGATCTTATAGAAAAGGGTTGGATATATTGCCATAGGCGTAATACTGATGGAGATTGGTTAGCAGATGTTAACAAGCTTGATAAGACAACTCGTTTTAATTTACAATTATGGACGCAATTCCTCAGGAAAGAGAAATTAATAACAGATGATCAGAACTTACGCATTTATAGGAGATTACGGGATTTAAAAACTAAACGTACATTTGAGCAGATCTTAGAGGGCAATTTTTTCGACTAACTTCAGTTTTTCTTCTCATTTGACGAATCTCCATTGCCATTGAAACGACTTTTCTGGAATCTATGTAAAATTTTTAGCAGAATTCCTATAAAACTTCGATCTCTTGTTTGTATAGTTGTTTTGATTTTCTCCATATCCATTCCGATATCAACACTAAGAGACATAGATTTCCGTATTCCCAACACTTGAGATGGATAAACAGATCTATGACCCGTCATCAAAAAGCTTATTATACAAGCGAGTGCTGCATAAGGAGCTATAGTAGGTCCAAATAACTCTACTGCCATAATACTTGAGGCGATAGGTGTATTTGTTGCACCTGATAGTAAAGCAACCAGACCAATAGCAGCAAAAGTGGGAACATCGAGACCAAACAACTGAGCAAAAAAAGCACCGGCAGCAGTTCCTATGAAGAAAATCGGAGTTATAACGCCACCACTACCTCCAAAACTTAAAGTTATGGCAGTAAACAAACCTTTTACCAGAAAAGCATACCAGATAATCCTTTCACCATGGAGAGTACTTTCAATAGTACTTGTACCTAATCCCAGAAACATTTTTGAAGAAAACAGATATACCAATCCTATTAATATAAGGCCACCGATTAGACCTTTAAACGGTTCCCAGATCCTTATTTTATCAGCTAGTTTTTTTACAAGATGAATTATCTCGATAAAATACAATGAACATAGACCAAAGAAAATACCGGCTCCGACAACTATAAAGAACAGATAATGGTTAAAGATGGGAGAAATTTGAATGTGGTTATAATAATAATGAATCCCCAGAATATTTGCTACTTGAAATGATATTACTCCGGCTACAAAAGAGGGAAACAGATCTTCGTGAACTATCATTCCTGCAACCAGTACTTCTAATCCAAAAATTGCACCAGCTATTGGGGTGCCAAAAACAGCTGAAAAGCCGGCGCTAATACCACAAACGACTAACTTTCTTCTCTCTCTGTCATTGAATCTATATACATCTGCAAGAAGCGAGGATAGGGCTGATCCTATCTGGGCAGCTGGTCCTTCTTTCCCGGCTGAACCACCGCTAGCTATAGTGATAACCGTTGTTAACAGTTTAATTGGTACAACTGCTACATTTATTCGCCCTGACCTCTTATGAATTGCTTCCAGAATTTTCTCAGTTCCATGTCCACCTGCTTCCGGAGCAAAGATTTTTATGATAAGAGTACTAAGAAATAAAGATACGGGGAGTAGGATAAAATATCTTGCTTGCTGTTGCCCAATACCTATTCCCCATTCGAGACTTTTTAAAAATATTGCAGTTGATATACCAACTATTATACCAATAATTGCTGCCAAAAAAAACCACTTTACCAAACTCATGAAAAGAACTGTCTCTTCGGCGAATAACTTCTTCATTGATTATCCTGCTCAATTAATAAGGTGAAGGAAAACAATCAACATTATCTCAGTCAAGGATAATTTAATTAAGATTTACTATCTTACTTAAATTATTTACTTGACTCATCGGATGAAAGTGAAAATACTTTGTCAGAGGTTTTAGATGGTAAAAAAAGTAGTTTTATTACAAGGTGGTTTTTCTGAAGAACGTGAAATATCACTGAAATCCTCTGCTGAAATACATAAAGCATTAAATGAATTGGGTTATGAGACTATACCCCTTGATCCAGCTAATTTTACCAATTATCTTCAATTAGGAGAACGAATCCTCTCCATCAAACCTGATATAGTTTTTATTGGTTTGCATGGTGGAGTAGGAGAAGAAGGCACATTACAAGCATTTTTGTCCTTGCTTGATATTCCTTACACCGGTTCAAATATGAATGCCAGCTCACTCTGCATGGATAAACATCTTAGTTTTGTCTTAGCATATTCAATTGGTATAAAAGTTCCTGAGTATCTTGTTATTGATGAATGCATTCCAAAGAATTGGAAATTCGTCGATAATTTAGTTTTACCTTTGGTTGTAAAACCCAACAATTCCGGTTCTTCAGTAGGAATTACTATATTAAGAGATCCAAACAATCTGATTGAAGCTATTCAAGAAGCTTTCCAATATAGTACAAAGGTAATTATTCAAAAGTATATTGAGGGCTCGGAATTGACAGTCTCTATCCTCGGTAAGAAAGCTCTCCCTGTTGTTGAGATCAAAGTTAAAGACGGCTGGTATGATTATCAAAATAAATACACTGCTGGCAAAACGATCTATGAAACACCTGCTGACCTATCTAACGAACAAACTAACAAAATACAAGATATGAGTATAAAGTTATTCAAGACATTTGGCTGTCGTGCCTATGCTCGTATCGATTTTCGCTATGATGGGAAAGATTTTTATTTTTTAGAGATCAATACTCTGCCAGGCATGACCTCACTCAGTCTTACACCAATGGCAGCTAAACAGGTAGGAATATCATTTCCTGAACTTGTTGAGGAGATCATTGAATATTCACTTCTATGAGAGAATTTGCTACTGGTAATTGTAATCTCAAAAACCCTTCATCTATATCCTGCAAAACAAGTATAAAGCATTTTGGCTTTTTTTATTTACAAAATGACGAGACTTGATTTCAGTATATCAATAATGTAATTTTATTACCCATAAGATGGAGATCTGGCATATGAAGATGCAGGAACTGAACTACTATTACAATAAATTTAAATTTGGTGAAGATATCTTTCATAACTTGATGCATAAGCAAATCAAGGAAATTTTACTTGTCTCTACCTTTTATGATGCCTTTATTTTTGAGCAAGACGGTCGTCTCTCAGAACAGATTTTTGGTGAATACAGGCAACTCAATCTCAGTACAGCTCCCCGCGTAACAAGTGTTCCTTCAGGCAAAGATGCCTTGCATAAATTAGAGGAGAATGATTATGATTTAGTCATTCTTATGATGAGAATAGGAGAAATAGGGCCTTTTGAATTGAGTAAACTGATTAAGAAGCATAATCCAGAATTACCGATACTACTCTTATTGAATGTACAATCAGATCTGGCAA is a window of Candidatus Cloacimonadota bacterium DNA encoding:
- the hemW gene encoding radical SAM family heme chaperone HemW encodes the protein MINSVYLHYPFCLRKCGYCSFYSVEYNREISKEYLKFIKQEIKKYHQIVKIKPRTIYLGGGTPSLMDIEDIQNVIELFDLSCLHEFTIEVNPATVNFAKLTAYRKCGINRISFGMQSFIDKELKLLGRLHNRQDNYQSFSLARDSGFNNISCDLIYGLPNQEYKDLRFNLVKVIELKPEHVSMYCLSLEDDAPLARNGTKLPNDEITAKFYRCIVETLVKAGYKHYEISNFSKQDFMSQHNLNYWKNGEYIGFGCSAHSYVDNYRYHNSSDLKSYYSEVLSKTIFPNKEKQDEAIKKKDFVIQGLRMTKGLDLESYKRSFREDFLTRYHKGIDKHKKFLKINNGYLKLTTEGFFVSNEIIIDLID
- the lepB gene encoding signal peptidase I gives rise to the protein MRIIVSELTELRNRIMKKKKKVVRKKHWVQDWLEAILFAFVVAMIIRNYTFQNFKIPTASMESTLLIGDYLVANKLKYYFTEPQREDIVTFRYPADPEEPEPRDRYVRLIPPIYWSKDKTFFTYYEKKNVVKRVIGLPGDTIHIVDKTVYINGEPHYGGYEQFTAPRAYLRPTYGPVEVPEGRYFVLGDNRDYSADSRHWGYLDRKDITGTPLFIFWSVGRDGIRWERIFTSIR
- a CDS encoding PAS domain S-box protein — translated: MSEKRASNLKRRRGTSLKKQNSFIAYKIAVFLLVPLFVTYIIFLRAEGSITVLPFIIGLSFIAIISGFTLKLIQTIIELRQREKILQEKEKEYCSLLENYPDIIIRFDKHLRHTFVSPALSRYTNLDPADLIGKTIKDITSQFPGFESELDSWERAIKEVMDTGESKDGVYFFKGETGSYYLQANLIRELDEEGRKYSVLAVIRDVTAQKEIENKLTESEHRARSLLERIPNIAIMGWDRNRRIVFCNDACEDIYGYKKEKIISSKIDDILLLPEQREKFIEAFDRWLKNGKTIPPQETIHKGKKDTSIRVFSYYTKIQNTHDESEFFSIDIDLSKIDEFSDKHGVNNKLLIELSNNIDEIIYVSDIKSHQILFTNKFTQQLIADKAINNKCYQALRESRDPFVIDYSKNFLHDGTTNRWEHYDPDLDCYYLVTEKIISWQNNQKAKFSMILDITPFKKIELDQKLETDKLQSIFEGFGEGVIAMDTEGKITLMNKAAEELTGWKSQDVQGDHIDKVIVLFDEQSNKPSDNSILQVIEPDKISGVTDNPIILTKDGRKRNIYVNSSPILNQKDIIIGDIIVFHDITAKKRKEQELIKSQKLESLGTLAAGIAYDFNNLLSTLFGYIEMAMVFHNSKEKVAQYLSRALGIYERATSLTDKLITFSRRGVPDKKPHYIKDILDETAKFVLSGSKIRYNIEIPEDLWLCDIDKTQIQQVFNNILINSMQAMPDGGVINIKGENIPGSNAPEWTSKTANYVKITVIDEGTGIPESYLDRIFDPFFTTKQQGSGLGLATAYSIIDKHHGSIDVSSVPGEGTTVNVFLPASKSAIHDLDSEEEVAEKYESKILIMDDDPIIIDTVKDALEELGYTVVNCANGSKALLIFEEEYLKGEPFDLVIFDLTVPGELGGLETLKILSEKYPDIVAIATSGYLDNPVMADPQKFGFISKVEKPYNIEDFIESVHSTLKDKK
- a CDS encoding ROK family protein — translated: MDIFAGLDLGGSSLKYGYGNSVDGLKASYHKSHYNRGREELYSLLSSAIHHIKGKIQESNSLKGIALGTPGFIDHLTGDVVGNCPNLNNWVGANPKTFLEDKFNIPVIVENDADLMAFGESDRENGTQSLLGITVGTGIGSGFVVNQQIYHGAHNSANEVGHTIIEQNGIQCLCGKRGCLEAYGSIPAIEAKAKSMFSKIQSIELILQTSKENREYSSFIKSIYDKLGIAIANAVTIIDPQEIIIGGGLTECPSFSISPLKESIRSFLNEYQRNRVVIKEAKLKNKAGVWGGIVLVEEFIKQ
- a CDS encoding alpha/beta hydrolase; protein product: MKKIKTLVLLFCLVLLSISGLYSSNSQYIGFWIGAIRVMDTELEIHLEISEKDDQFIGLLSIPQQLQKDLEVYDLDISFPEIEFKLDVGTIAAFSGIMQKGYISGTFSQAGVNGLFHLIRGEKSVIRDSSIEFGPLEGETEISVDTNKGILYGSLVIPDREAEFPLVIIVAGSGPTDRDGNNPLISGKGYFYRQIAEELRNTGIATLRYDKRGVGKSREAHIDEIDLKIDNYVLDIINWLELLKEDLRFSSIILFGHSEGSLLSILAAQREEVSGLISAAGAGRDMADVLLEQFARQPEPYKSEGEDIISSLRRGQEVPEVSKELYPVFRPQIQPYLISQMQINPSSELSELDIPILIIQGTTDLQVGVEDAQILASSNPKADLMIIDNMNHVFRSSSMNMQENISTYGDPDLPLSDGFIMSIIEFINKLR
- a CDS encoding SdpI family protein: MERIKRFKWSILIIIIHLIIVLYFNVILSSDVLIPRQWDYKGDIAYSGKGFGLWFLLNLNAFLVLAFVLFPLYSPRYRRNPGRFDSILPNLTFIVSFFLMIIHLYMLLWAIDFQYLKGENVIFVLIGLLFIFLGNILPKIPSNFFAGVRTPWTLTSEKNWHKTHRVSGFAFVIGGILMIIRGFIHFTSTLSLIHTFGVLGFLLFYPIIYSYTVFLQEKKEKRGGEK
- a CDS encoding autorepressor SdpR family transcription factor, with amino-acid sequence MNNDSVFKALSDENRRKIIKLLRKNEEMTAGDIADKFAISKPAISEHLKILKNAGLVCSIKKGQYVEYSLNTSVFEEILEFFLAFLKDSKRKEN
- a CDS encoding chloride channel protein, which translates into the protein MKKLFAEETVLFMSLVKWFFLAAIIGIIVGISTAIFLKSLEWGIGIGQQQARYFILLPVSLFLSTLIIKIFAPEAGGHGTEKILEAIHKRSGRINVAVVPIKLLTTVITIASGGSAGKEGPAAQIGSALSSLLADVYRFNDRERRKLVVCGISAGFSAVFGTPIAGAIFGLEVLVAGMIVHEDLFPSFVAGVISFQVANILGIHYYYNHIQISPIFNHYLFFIVVGAGIFFGLCSLYFIEIIHLVKKLADKIRIWEPFKGLIGGLILIGLVYLFSSKMFLGLGTSTIESTLHGERIIWYAFLVKGLFTAITLSFGGSGGVITPIFFIGTAAGAFFAQLFGLDVPTFAAIGLVALLSGATNTPIASSIMAVELFGPTIAPYAALACIISFLMTGHRSVYPSQVLGIRKSMSLSVDIGMDMEKIKTTIQTRDRSFIGILLKILHRFQKSRFNGNGDSSNEKKN
- a CDS encoding D-alanine--D-alanine ligase translates to MVKKVVLLQGGFSEEREISLKSSAEIHKALNELGYETIPLDPANFTNYLQLGERILSIKPDIVFIGLHGGVGEEGTLQAFLSLLDIPYTGSNMNASSLCMDKHLSFVLAYSIGIKVPEYLVIDECIPKNWKFVDNLVLPLVVKPNNSGSSVGITILRDPNNLIEAIQEAFQYSTKVIIQKYIEGSELTVSILGKKALPVVEIKVKDGWYDYQNKYTAGKTIYETPADLSNEQTNKIQDMSIKLFKTFGCRAYARIDFRYDGKDFYFLEINTLPGMTSLSLTPMAAKQVGISFPELVEEIIEYSLL